GCAACTCGGCCCGGTCATCGTCGGATCGTTCCTGGGGAACTACTTCCCGATGGCGACGGAGGTGTACACCGCCGACCCCGCCGCGCTCCCGTCCACGTACCGGAACTTCCGTCACGCGGTCCTGCAGGCGGCGCTCCACCGACGCGCCGACGCCCCTGTCCGTGCGCGAGTCACGGGCCGCCCCCTCCACGACGCGGATCTATCGACCGAACTCGAGGGGGTCGTCGTCGACGTGCGGCAGTCGCTCCTCGAACCGCAGACCAGTTCGTTCCCCGTCGAGAACACGCTCATCGTCGAGACCGCCGAGGGGACCTACAGCGTCGGCGGTCGCGGCGCGTTCGTCGAGGACTTCGAGGCCACCGACGTCGAACTGCGACCGGCGGACGCGCCGAACTGACCCGTCACGGCGGGGCGATCTCGATCCGGTCTCGTCGGATCCGCTCTTGCGAGTGCAGGGCGTGGCCCCCGGACTCGCGCCGTCAGGACGGCGCGGAGATGGAGAGGGGGAGGTAGGTGTCTTCCCAGTCGTGGCGGGCGGCGAGCGCTTCCCGCCCCTCCTCCGAGAGCGCGTACCAGTTGGTTCGACGGTCGATCTCGCCCTTCTCGACGTATCCGCGATTGACGAGGGTGTCGAGGTTCGGATACAACCGCCCGTGCGTGATCTCGCGATCCATCTGCGCTTCCAGTTCGCTCTTGACCTGCTGGCCCGACGACCGGTCGGAGCCCGCGATCACGTACAACAGGTCGCGCTGAAAGCCAGTGAGCTCGAACAGTGTCATGATACTCTCGTACCCCGGTGGTACGCCGTCCTATTCGTGCGAGTGGTAAAGACACGCACGGATCGTTGCCGGCACAACACTCACGCTGCCGTGCCTGATTCGGGTAGCGAGTCGACGGGTCGATACATTCGGCGCTCCGGGGTCCCCCGGTCCGCTCTCTGATCGTCGCTCGGAGACGACGTTCGCGCTTAAGGATGGATTTACATCACGAGCGAGCGCGACGCCGGACTCGGAGGCGGACGTATCGGACGCGCGACGGTCCGAACAGATACCGGTCGTCCCTCTCGCCGGTCGAACCGTCGGTACGTCACCTCCGCGTAGACCCATCGCGCTCGATCCGACCTCGAGGGGCGATCTATTTATTATTAACTACTCGTTTAGAGCGTCAATATGCGGTGATCGTTCGGTCACCTTCACGGTGAGTCCGCAGGGGTCCCTGGAACCGCCTTGCTGGCGTAGTACTGAACAGATCACGACACGTACTGCTCGATTTTGATGGCTGAACCCGCTATCTTCGAGGGCAGTAGAACCTCACCAAATGATTTATAAAACGAGGTTCGGGACAGTATCGTAGTGCTAAGTCATATAATACGTTGGTGTTTTGAAATTCTGTATAGCTCGAAAATAGAGTTTCTATCTCTACCGTCGAACGACCCGGCGTCGTGTGACGACCGCGGTCGCGGAGAGCGGGATGACGTCCGTACCCGGAGACGTTCGCTCGAGCGAACTGGTCAGAGAGCGTGGAAGTCGGGCTGGGATAACACCACTATCGTTGTTAGTGCGACCGGGGGTACGACCCTTCGGTCGGGTCAGTACTCGCGGTATCCGGGGTCCTCGAACCGCCGGATGTCGGGTTCGTGGCCCTCGACCCGTTCGATGTGCGCCGCGAGGCGTTCCCGGAGGTCGTCAGCCACGTCGCGGTAGTCGTACCGGCCGACGAGGTTGACCGACTCCTCGGGGTCGCGCCCGAGGTCGTAGAGGTACCGCTCGAGGTAGACGTCGCTGTTCGGATCACCGTTGCCGCCGCGCCACCCGTTCTCGGTCGGGGCCGCGACGGCGTACTTCCAGCGCGGGGTCCGGATCGCGCGACCGATCTCCGACTCGCTGATCTGGACGAACGCCTCGCCGCCGCCGTCCGGTCGCTCGCCGCGGATCACCGGCAGGAGGCTCTCGCCGTGCAGCCCGTCGGGGATCGGGACGCCGGCCGCGTCGAGGAGCGTCGGTGCGAGGTCGACGAGGCTGGTGACGCGCTCGACCGTCCGACCCCGATCGAACCCCGGGCCGGAGAGGATCGCCGGGACGCGGATGGCGGACTCGTGACACGTCCGCTTGTGCTCGCCGGGTCGCGTGCGGAAGTGACAGCCGTGATCGGACGTGTACCCGACGACGGTGTCCTCGCGGAGGCCGCCGCGGTCGAGGACCGAGAGCAGTCGGGCGACGCACTCGTCGAGGCGCTCGCACATCCCGTAGTAGTCGGGGAGTTCGTCGTACCACTCGCCCGGACGACCCCGCAGGTCCGGCGGCACGTAGGGGTTCGTCGCGTGGCGATCCGCGTACCCATCCGGTGCCACGAAGGTCCACCTGTCGTTCTGGTCGTGCGGTTCCAGGTAGGACACGACGAGGAAGAACGGTTCCTCGAGCGCGTCGAGCGCCTCGGCGGCGAAGTCGGTGAACGCGTCCGCCCGGTACCGCTCGAACTCGACGGGCTCGCCGGACTCGTCGTAGAGGTGGCCCTCCTCGGGGGACGTCGTGAACTCGGGGACGTCGGCCGCGATCCAGACGTCCTCGTACCCGCCGCGCCGGTCGCGCGGGACCGGCGCGTCGTGCGTGCCGGCGATGTGCCAGCTGCCGACGAACCCGACGTCGTACCCGGCGTCGCCGAAGTGGTGAGCCAGCGTTCGCTCGCCGGCGATGGAGCGCGAGAGCCGCCAGACGCCGGTCTCGGTGGCGTGCTTCCCCGTCTGGAGGGCGGCCTTGGCGGGGCCGCACGTCGGCTGGGGCGTGACCGCGTTCTCCAGTCTCGTTCCCCGTCGGGCCAGCGCGTCGAGCGTCGGTGTGAGGTCCATCGGCGACCCGTACGCGCCGACCGTGTCCCAGCGCTGCTGGTCGGTCAGGATCAGGAGGACGTTCGGCCGTTCGCGAGATGATGACATACGAGCACGTTCGCACCGATCCACTTGAAGACTCTGTCTCCGCACCGACCGTTCGCGCTGTGGAAACGCGCGGGTTCGACCGACGACCGTACCGGCGTCACGCAGTCACGACCGGAGGCGGTTCCGGATCGAGTTCGCCGTGCTCCCGAGGAAGCTCGGGACGTCCGAACGCGCGAACGTCTCCGTCATCCGTTCGGCCGATCCGGCGACCGAGACGGCGGCGATCGCCCGCCCCTCCTCGTTCGTGATCGGCGACGCGACGCAGTACTCCCCCTCGACGTACTCGCCGCGGTCGTACGCGATTCGCGTATCGTGAACGTTCTGGAGTTCCGCCGCGAGTTCGTCGCGGTCCGTCGTCGTCTGTTCAGTGAGTGAGTCGAGTCCGCGGTGGTCGAAGACGCGTTCGCGGACCGCCTCGTCCGTGTACGCCAGGATCGCCTTTCCCCCCGCGGTGGCGTGGAGCGGGACGCGCTCGCCCTCGTACTGGAACACCCGGTCGACGTCCGCCGGGACGACCTGGTTCACGTAGATCCCGCGACCGTGTTCGGGGACCATCAGGGTCGCCACTCGACCGGTCGTCTCGGCGAGCCGTTCGAGGGCGTCCTGCGAGGCCCCGTAGACGTCGAGCCGCGACCGGGCGGCGACGCCCAGCCCGAGGAGACCGACCGCCAGCCGGTACGAACCGTCGTCCTTCACCACGTAGTCGAGGCGGTGGAGCGTCGAGAGGTGCTTGTGGACCGTCCCCTTCGCGAGGTCGAGTTCCCCCGCGAGTTCGGTGACGCCCGCCCCGTCGAGGCGTTTCAGCGCCTCGATGACGCGGAAACTCGTCCTGGTCGCTTCGACCGTCCGCCCTTCCTGTTCGGGGATGTCACCGACGTCCATGGCGATCCGGTACCCGCCCGACTACATAAGCGTGTCCGTGTCCGTTCGCGCAGCGTGAACGAACGGCCGCGCGACCCGCGAATCGACCGGCGACGCGCGGCCGCGAAAACAGTTCCACCCGGGCGGTCGATCGCAGTGCGTTCACGCATCGTGAACGGAACGCGTGCTCAGTCGTCCGCCTCCATCCGAACCGGCCGGTCCGACGGGGAATCCGGCCAGTCGAGGTCGGGGAGGTACTCCTCGTTGGCCTCGATGAGGTCCTCGACCATCTCGTGGATCTCCTCGAGCGTCAGCCGGGCGCTCGTCAGCGGGTCGAGCGTGACGGCCTGGTGGACCTTCCGGCGGTCGTTCTCCAGCGCCCCTTGAACGGCGAGGTCGTAGACGGCGGTGTGCTGGCGGTCGAGCGCCGCGAGCTGGGGCGGCAGTTCGCCGACCGAGCAGGGGTGGAGTCCCGCGCCGTCGACGAGGACGGGCACCTCGACGCAGGCGTCGTTCGGGAGGTTCGCGACGGCGTTCGTCTCGTTGCTCACGTTCAGGTTGAACCGGCGCGGCGTGCCCGTCTCCAGCGAGTGGATGAGCCGCGAGGCGTACTCCTCCGAGCGCTCCGCGCCCACCTCGCCGAGGTCGGGCTCGAGGGCCGGATCGTCACGTGCCGCGGAGCGCTCGGTCCATCCCTCCAGGTAGCTGGCGGTCGGCATCCGCTCGGCGTAGTCCGTCCCGGTCATCGCCTCGACGACCGCCGGGTCCGTCCGGAAGTAGGGGACGTACTCGCTCACGTGGTGGCTGGACTCGGTGGGGAACGCGCCGAAGTGCTTCATCATCTCGAAGCGGACCGTGTCCCGCTCGTACGTCTCGGGGTCCTCTGCGGCGGCTTCAAGTTCCGGGTAGACGGAGTCGCCGTCGTGTTCCGCTTCGAGGAACCACGCCATGTGGTTGATGCCGGCTACCCAGTAGTCGAGTTCGTCCTCGGGGACGCCGGCGTAGTCCGCGATCGCCGCCGCGGTGTGCGGGACGCTGTGGCAGAGCCCGACCGTCTCGACGGTCGTCGCGTCGAACACGGCCTTACAGAGGATGGCCATCGGGTTCGTGTAGTTGAGGAGGAGGGCGTCGGGACAGAGGCGCTCCACGTCTCGGGCGACGTCGAGCAGGGTCGGGATCGTCCGCAGGCCGCGGAAGACGCCGCCCGGACCGGTCGTGTCGCCGATGGCTTGCTCGACGCCGTACTCCTCGGGGATGCGGATCTCGTTCTCGAACGGTTCGATGCCCCCGACGTTGATCATGTTCACGACGTAGTCCGCGCCGTCGAGGGCCGCCCGTCGATCCAGCGTGGCCTCGACCGTCGCGTCGAGCCCCTCGTTCTCGACGATGGCGTCCGCGACCCGCCGGGTCCGATCGAGGCGGCGTTCGTCGACGTCCATCAGGACGATCTCGCTGTCGGAGAGGTCGTCGAAGGAGAGGACGTCGCCGACGAGCTTGGTCGCGAACACCATACTGCCGGCCCCGATGAAGGCTATCCGTGGCATGCGTCTGAGCATGCCAGCTTCTCCCGTATAAATCTATACGTCCACCGGTCGGAGAGGGTGTCGACTCCTGTCGACCGAAATTTATATATGCCTCTACCTCGGTTCTTCGTTGTCTACCATGCTAGAAGACGCCATGCCGCCCGGCGTGAGCCGGCGCTCCGTGCTGGCGGGAGCCAGCGCGACGATCGCTGCATCGCTGTCCGGTTGTGCCGCGCTCGGGGGAAGCGGCGGTGGAGGTTCCGGGAAGCCGATCTTCTGGACCGAATACTTCGCCGACGAGGTCGACGACCCCTGGGAGAACTGGTACCACGAGTCGTACGAGAAGGAGACGGGGACCGACGTGACGGTCGCGGGCTTCCCGTACGCCGACCGGCGGAAGAAGTTCCTCACGTCAGCGCGGAGCGGAAATCCCGACTACATCGAGGGAGTCCTCTCGCACCTCAGCGAGTTCGTGAAGGCCGACCTCCTCGAACCCATCACCGACCGGGCGAAAGACCTCGAGCACTTCGACGGCTACGTCGACGGGGCCATCGACGCGGTCTCCTACCGGGGGGAACTCTACGGCCTCCCGTTCACCGGGAACGGCCGCGCGCTAATCTACCGGAAGGACGTCTTCGAGAAACACGGACTCGAACCGCCGGAGACGGCAGCGGACTTCCTCGAGGCGGGCCGCGTCATCAACGAGCGCGAGGACGACATGTGGGCATTCCACAACTGCACGAAGAAGGGGAGTACGCGCGCCTTCCAGGAGTGGATGTCCCACGTCTATCAGCACGCGGACGCCCTCTACACCTACGAGGGGGGGAGTCCCACGCTCGTCGCCAGCGCCGACGCGCTCGGTCAGGTGTTCGATAATTTCTACTACCAGGTGTGGGCGTCCGACGAGCCGATCGCGAACCCCGACCAGCGCGGCACCGGCTGGCAGGTCAACGACCCCGGCTACCTCAACGGCCAGTTCGCGATGATCGAGTGTGGGCCGTGGCTCCGCGGTTGGACGACCGGTGAGGAAGTCACGAACTCGGAGCGGACGAAGACGATCCTCAACGAGAAGACGGCCGTCGCACACCTCCCCCACGCCGGTACGGCGAGACGAGGGACGTACCTCGAGGTGAAACCGGTCATGGTCAACAAGCACTCCGAGCAGACGGACCTCGCCTGGGAGGGCGTCAGCCTGTTCACCAGCCCCGAGTCCTTCCGCCAGTTGAAGCAGGCGGAGCCGAACAGCGGCGACCTCGCCACCCCGGTCCACGAGGACATCGAGTCGACGCTCAGCGACGAGGACTGGCTCCCGTTCGTCGACGTCTTCGAGACGGGTACCCCGCTCGCGAAGATCAGTTGGGGACCGGTCAGGAAGGCGTTCTACGGCGAGATGCAGCGGGTCATCTACGGGAAGAAGGCACCCGATCGGGCAGGCAAGGACCTCCACAGCCGACTGAAAGAGCTGGAGTCCGAGGTGTAGATCGTGACGACGAACACGGAGTCCAGCCGTGCATCCCACCGCTCGCGGTACGTGGACGAGTTCCGCTCGCTGATCGGCGAGACGTGGCTGGGCGTCGGCCTCGTCCTCCCGGCCACGCTCCTGCTGTGCGTCATCGTCCTCTACCCGACGCTTCGGGGGATCTCGCTGGCGTTCCTCGAGAAGTCGCTGCTCCACCCGAACTCGGCGGAGTTCGTCGCGCTCCAGAACTTCTCCCGAATGGCGAGCGATCCGACGTTCTGGCTCGCGCTGAAGAACACGGTCCTGCTGACGGGCGTCGCCGTCTCGCTCGAGTATCTCCTCGGGTTGGGTCTCGCGCTCGTGCTCAAACAGAAAGTCCCCGGCATGTCGATCTTCCGGAGCGTCTCGATGGTCACGTGGGTGCTCCCGATCGTCGTGATGGTCATCATCTTTCAGTGGATGGTGCAACTCGACTACGGGATCGTCAACGTCGTGCTGGGGGCGCTCGGACTCCCGACAAAGTACTGGTTCGGGAGTACGACGTGGGCCTTCCCACTGATCACCGTGATGCACGTGTGGCGCAACATGCCGTTCTTCGCCATCGCGCTCCTCGCGAGCATGAAGAGCATCCCCGAGTCGCAGTACGAGGCAGCACGGATGGACGGTGCGAGCCCGCTCCAGCAGTTTCGGTACATAACCCTCCCGCAGATCTCGTACGTCTCGATGATCATGATCGTCCTCCACGTCATCTTCACGTTCAACAACTTCGACATCGTCTACCTCTCGACGGGCGGCGGCCCGCTCCAGTCGACCGAGGTGCTCGCCACGTACGTGTACAAGCAGGCGTTCGGCTCCTACGCGCTCGGGTACGCCGCCTCCATCGGCGTCGTGATGCTCGTGCTCATGCTGTCGTTCACCGTCGTCTACGTCAAACTCGAGGGGGTGGGCGAATGACGCTCCCGTCGCTCACACCGGCCGGAGTGCAGGGTGCGCGCGAGGCGTCCGACGCGGCCCGCATCGACGGAGGTGACTGGTGATGTCGACGCGGTCGCCGAACGGCCTCGTCGAACGCTTCGACGCGTGGCTCGGCACGGAAGTGAGCGCCAGGAGGGGCGTCGTCGTCTACGCGGTCCTCGGGGTGTACTTCTCCTTCCTCCTCCTGCCCATCGCCTACCTCGTCCTCTCGACGCTGGTCGCGGAGAGCGTCCTCTACTCCGGGCGCGTCCTCCCCGCGCTCTCCGAGTTGACGATCGGTCACTACGTGACCGTCCTCACGAAGGGGGAGTTCCAGCGCTACGCGGTCAACTCAATCGTCGTCGCGACCGGGACCACGACGCTGACGCTCCTGTTCGGATCGCTGGCAGGGTACGCGCTCAGCCGGTTCGACTTCCCCGGCAAGCGCGTGTTGCTGCTCGGCTACGTCTCCACACAGATGCTCCCCTGGGTGCTGGTGCTCATCCCGTTCTTCCTGGTGATGTTCAACCTGCACCTCATCGACACGCACACCGGGATCGTGCTGGCGCACACCGCGTTCGCGCTGCCGTTCGCCGTGTGGCTCCTGAAGGGCTACTTCGACGACATCCCCGAGTCGCTCGACGAGGCGGCGAGGATGGACGGCTGTTCGCAGTACGAGGTGATGCGCCACGTCGTCTTCCCCCTGGCGCTCCCCGGCATGGCCGTCGCGGGCTTCTACACCTTCGTGCTGTCGTGGAACGACTACCTCGCCGTGTCCATCCTCTCTCAGACGGCCGCGACGCGGACGCTCCCATTCGGTCTCCAGTTGTTCCAGTCCTCGAACACCGTCAACTGGGGGCTGGTCCTCACCGCCGCGACGCTGACGATGCTCCCCGTCGTCGTCCTGTTCTCGCTCGTCCAGCGGTGGGTCGTCGAGGGGCTGGCGGGCGGCGGCATGAAGGGCATGTGACCGTCCGTCTCCGGCGGGGCCCGTTCCGTTCGCCGGCGCGGGAGAAGAAGATTTAACACTGATAACCGACAACGAGAAACTCACATGGGACAGCTTAGCATACAGGGGTTGACCAAACGGTTCAGCAACGCGGAGGGTGACATCGTCGCCGTCGACGACGTCTCGATGGACATCGAGGACGGGGAGTTTCTCGTTCTGGTCGGGCCGTCGGGCTGTGGCAAGTCCACGACGCTCCGCTGTATCGCCGGCCTGGAGAGCGCGACGGAGGGGACAATCTCCCTCGATGGCGTCGACATCACCGACCGCCGCTCGCAGGATCGGGACATCGCGATGGTCTTCCAGAACTACGCGCTCTACCCGCACATGACCTCGCGACGGAACATGTCGTTCGGTCTGGAGATGAGCACGAGCCTCTCCGACGGAGAGATCGACGAACGCGTCGAGGAGGCCGCCCGGATGATGGGGATCGAGGACCTCCTCGAGAAGAAGCCGAAGGAACTCTCCGGCGGGCAACAGCAGCGCGTCGCACTCGGCCGCGCCATCGTGCGCGACCCGGCGGTCTTCCTGATGGACGAACCGCTCTCCAACCTCGACGCCAAGCTCCGGACGCAGATGCGCACCGAACTCCAGGCGCTCCAGCAGGAACTGGACGTGACAACCGTCTACGTGACCCACGACCAGACGGAGGCCATGACGATGGCCGATCGGGTCGCCGTCCTCGACGGCGGCGAACTCCAGCAGGTCGGCACGCCACTCGAGTGCTACCACGCGCCGGCGAACCGCTTCGTCGCGGGGTTCATCGGGTCGCCGTCGATGAACTTCTTCGACGTGGCCTACGACGCCGAGGCGGGTGAACTCGTCCACGACGCGTTCGCGTACCCGCTCTCGGGGTCCGCCCGGGAGGCGCTCGCCGCCGCGGACGCCGACGAGGCGCTCACGCTGGGAATCCGCCCCGAGGACGTCCGCCTGACCGACGGGGAGGCGGGAGGTCACGCCATCGACATCGACGTGAACGTGATCGAACCGCTCGGCGACCAGACGTTCGTCTACTTCGAACTCGGAGAGCGGACGTACACCGCGAGCGTCAGCGGCGAGCGCGTCGTGCGGGAGGGCGAGCACGTCGAGGTCGTCTTCCCGGAGGACCGCCTGCACGTGTTCGACCGACGGACCGGCGAGGCGATCAAGAACTGCGACGTCGGAGCGGAGGTCGGGGTGAGCGGCGTCGGTGCGACCGACGCCGACGTCGGCCGCTCGTCCGCTGGCGACTGACGGTCCGTCTCCGAACGCCTCGTTCTCCCCGGCCTGTGAACCGCTCTCGGAGCGGCCGGGAGCGACCGCTCGGCTCGTACTCCGATCGCGTGGCGACAGACTCGAGTATCGACTTCACCTCCTCCGTCGGACGGCAACTCCCGACCTCCGATCGACGATATACATCAGTAGTGATTTCTCGAAAGTTATTACTTAAATACTATCTCCAACTATTGATGTTACGGCCGGAGTAGCGTCCCGCGACGACGCCGACCGGACCTGGGTACCGGGTCCGGACTGCGCGGCAGTCCTCGTTCGTACCGCTTCGGCGCGGGACGCACACCGAGGTACAGACGAGTACCGGTAGAATCGCCGGACGTTCCGGAGGCGGACGTTCCGGAGGCGGACGGGGCGGGTGGACGGAACCGCCCGCGCGGTGGTGCGGAGTTTCCCTCCCCGATAACGGGAGAACGTGGGGGTCTGCGCTCGTCCCGAGAGCGAACGTACCGAACGACGTGCGCCCGACGGGCACGGTTTCGCGCGGATCGATGTCCTGCGGGGAGGTACGGCGATCTCGCGAGCGTCCACGCGCGCTGGTTTCTCGAGGTGACGGACCACTCGGCGCGCCCGAGGTCGGTTCCGACGTCCGCGAACGGGACGCCGTGTACCAGTCCGAAATCGCGGAGCCAGGACCCGAGAACGCCGGCAAGCGCGTCACCGCTGCTGATCTGACCCGCCGGTCGACGGATCAGGACGAACGGGTCGAGCGCCGCGGAAACCCCACAGACCGGGTCTCGAACCCGTCGGCGATCTCGGCCGATCCGGCGATCGCCTCGGTCGTACAGCGGACGGTCCTACTCGGCGGATACGGTCATTCGACCGACTGTGACTGAGACGGGTTCCGAGTGACCGTCCAGCCCCCGTCCGTCTTTACCGACTACGTTGATATTATCGGCATCTTCGCTTCGAAGAAGGGGGTACTTACTTTCACGGTTATCGGTACCGCTTCGCGACCCGTTCGACCTTGCTCGTTCGGGCGGGGCGATCCCGTTCGCCGTCTTCGTCTTCGGCCTCGTCCTCGTCTTCGGCCTCGTCCTCGTCTTCACCCTCGTCCGGGTGCACGTGCCCCGATAGAGGTACCGTCCGGGGGGTACGGTTACCGTTCACCGCGCGCGGGGTCCCGGGACCAACGTTAAGCGACCGCTCCGCGACGTCCGAGGTGATGACCGAACGCCAACTCCTCCGACACCGGGACGCGGGCGACCCCGCCGAGGCGACGATCCGCGTGACCCCGGCGGTTCGAGGCGACGCCCCCGTGACGCCGTTCCTCCTCGGGAAGTTCTGCGAGCACCTCGGGCGGAACGTCTACAACGGCATGGACGCGCAGATCCTGCTCAACCCGACGTTCGGGCGGTGGGAGTTCCCGGTCGGCGACGACCACCCCGACGGCGGTATCCAGCCGGAACACGACCCGAACTCGCTCCGCGTCGCCATCGAGCGGTACTGCGAACGGTGGGACCTGCCCCACCCGGTCGGGCTCTGGGAGTCGTATCGCGCCGGGGGTGCGTTCGGGTGGCTACCGGCCGGCGGTGCGACGCTGAGTCCCGAGGTCGGACGGGCGGGAGATCGGGCCCAGCGCGTCTCTGGCGCGGACGGAACCGGACTGCGACAGTACACCCACCTCCCGTTGCACCGGACGCGGACCTACGAACTCGGCGGGAGCGTCCGGGCGACCGAGGCCACCGCCGTCGAGGTGTCCGTTCACCGAACGGACGACGACGCCCGGCCGACGGCCGAACTCGCGCGCGTCGAGGTTCCGGTCGGGCGGGCGTGGACGACGATCGACAGCGAGATCACCCTCCCCGAGGACGCCGACGCACCGCTCGACGACGCGTTCTGCGTCACGGTCGCGGCGGAGGGCGACGCGGACCTCGTCCTCGACCGACTGACGCTCTCGCCCGACGATCACCTCCACGGCGCTGATCCCGAGGTGATCGCGTATCTCCGTGCGGCCGACCTCCCGCTCCTCCGGTGGCCCGGCGGGAACTTCGCGTCGGGGTACCGCTGGCGCGACGGCGTCGGCCCGCTCGACGAACGGCCGTCGCGCGTCAACCCAGCGTGGGGTCGCGCCGAGTCGAACCTGTTCGGAACCGACGAGTTCCTTCGGTTCTGTGAGACGGTCGACTGCGAACCGATGATCTGCGTCAACGCGGGCGACGGACGCCCCGAGGACGCCGCCGCGTGGGTCGAGTACTGCAACGGATCGACGGAGACGGAGATGGGCGCGCTCCGGGCCGACCACGGGCACCCCGAACCGTACGGCGTCACGTTCTGGGAGATCGGTAACGAGCTGTTCGGCCGCTGGCAGGTCGGGTGGACGACGCCGGCGGGGAACGCCGACCGCTACCGACGCTTCCGCGAGGCGATGCTCGCCGCCGATCCCGACGTCGAGATCGTGGCGTGTGGAAACCGCACCTCGCCGGAGAGCCGCTGGAACGAGGAACTCCTGACGAGAGCGGGAGCCGACGCCGCCGTGCTCTCCGATCACGTCCTGACCGGCGGCGCGGTTTCATCCGCGACGGACGGAGACGAACTGTTTCGCGCCTTCCTCGGCTACGCGGACCAGCTGGGACGGGAGTACCGGGAACTCCGCGATCGGATGGCGGCGGTCGGCGTCGACGCGCCGGGGCTCGCGATCACGGAACTGCAGTTGTTCGCCGACTTCGTCCGCGATCGCGAGGTGGAGACCCACGGCGG
The window above is part of the Halomarina pelagica genome. Proteins encoded here:
- a CDS encoding alpha-L-arabinofuranosidase C-terminal domain-containing protein yields the protein MTERQLLRHRDAGDPAEATIRVTPAVRGDAPVTPFLLGKFCEHLGRNVYNGMDAQILLNPTFGRWEFPVGDDHPDGGIQPEHDPNSLRVAIERYCERWDLPHPVGLWESYRAGGAFGWLPAGGATLSPEVGRAGDRAQRVSGADGTGLRQYTHLPLHRTRTYELGGSVRATEATAVEVSVHRTDDDARPTAELARVEVPVGRAWTTIDSEITLPEDADAPLDDAFCVTVAAEGDADLVLDRLTLSPDDHLHGADPEVIAYLRAADLPLLRWPGGNFASGYRWRDGVGPLDERPSRVNPAWGRAESNLFGTDEFLRFCETVDCEPMICVNAGDGRPEDAAAWVEYCNGSTETEMGALRADHGHPEPYGVTFWEIGNELFGRWQVGWTTPAGNADRYRRFREAMLAADPDVEIVACGNRTSPESRWNEELLTRAGADAAVLSDHVLTGGAVSSATDGDELFRAFLGYADQLGREYRELRDRMAAVGVDAPGLAITELQLFADFVRDREVETHGGPLSPETMPTRTTISEPLYDATILHECIRMGEFVRLVTHSATVNHGGGLRKRRERTWADPAHYGHVLLKPLAGGTPLGIDLACGTVSTGRSFGRIDAFDGVPAVDPMAVLAADGSAVHLSLVNRRSGEPISLSLDVEAVTDGGTAAVTTLDAETMHAENTYETPERVSPSEGTASIRDGRLSLSLPPFSLTRVTVPASDP